One Salmo trutta chromosome 12, fSalTru1.1, whole genome shotgun sequence genomic region harbors:
- the LOC115203514 gene encoding sentrin-specific protease 8 produces the protein MDPVVLSYQDSLLRRSDVALLEGPHWLNDQVIGFAFEYFATELFKGLGEAAIFISPEVTQFIKCAACPEELALFLEPLGLASRRWVFLAVNDNSIQTAGGSHWSLLLFLRDGGHFAHYDSQSGGNSLHARRIATKLEPFLGSGRKVPFVEEPCPLQQNSYDCGMYVICNAEALCERARVEGSPHLPVQTITPAYITQKRLEWCRLIQRLDRD, from the coding sequence ATGTGGCCTTACTGGAGGGCCCTCACTGGCTCAACGACCAGGTCATCGGCTTTGCCTTCGAGTACTttgccactgagctcttcaaagGCCTTGGCGAAGCGGCCATCTTCATCAGCCCCGAGGTCACCCAGTTCATCAAGTGTGCTGCCTGCCCGGAGGAACTAGCCCTGTTTCTGGAGCCGCTGGGGCTAGCTTCCCGGCGCTGGGTCTTCCTGGCTGTCAACGACAACTCCATCCAGACTGCCGGCGGCTCTCACTGGAGCCTGCTGCTGTTCTTGCGCGACGGCGGCCATTTTGCCCACTACGACTCGCAGAGTGGTGGCAACTCACTTCACGCCCGGCGCATCGCCACAAAGCTGGAGCCATTCCTGGGGTCGGGGAGGAAAGTGCCCTTTGTGGAGGAGCCCTGTCCTTTGCAGCAGAACAGCTATGACTGCGGCATGTATGTGATCTGTAACGCAGAGGCGTTGTGTGAGAGGGCCAGAGTGGAGGGCTCGCCTCACCTCCCTGTCCAGACCATCACCCCGGCCTACATCACTCAGAAGAGGCTAGAGTGGTGCCGACTGATCCAGAGACTGGACAGAGATTAA